The Apium graveolens cultivar Ventura chromosome 6, ASM990537v1, whole genome shotgun sequence genome contains a region encoding:
- the LOC141665129 gene encoding uncharacterized protein LOC141665129: MKRIHTRNHSLLNDEQKIVYDSILDNINQKKGGVFFVYGSGGCGKTFLLQTLCCQLRSEHKIVLSVASCGIAAVLLPGGRTAHSRFHIPLKLDENCSAGLRHGTDISELLQRTDLIIWDEAPMQHRHAFECVDRSLRDIMYTIDKTKAKKPFGGITIVFGGDFRQILPVIPKASRAEVVCSTLNKSKLWESCEVFLLKQNMWLNAGNSDLGNKTIADFSKWQLAVGDGKETNISPSPDIGEMLIKIPDQCIVHTSGDPIQKLFEVTYPDFIQNISSHEYLRSRAILTPTNIVVDEINTMIVEKIHGMVYTYLSQDSIDDAGDDDNDFRSAFPVEYLNSINMPCIPKHELKLKVGVVVMLMRNLNQIMGLCNGTRMIVKSCRKNSIECEILCGSHIGMKHLIPRIEMIPSDTNWPFEFKCVQFPI; the protein is encoded by the coding sequence ATGAAGAGAATCCACACAAGAAATCATAGTCTTCTCAATGATGAACAGAAGATAGTCTATGATTCCATTCTTGACAATATCAACCAGAAAAAAGGTGGTGTTTTCTTTGTTTACGGAAGTGGAGGATGTGGAAAGACTTTCTTGTTGCAGACACTGTGTTGTCAATTACGATCAGAGCATAAGATTGTGCTTTCTGTTGCCTCATGTGGTATAGCTGCTGTGTTGCTTCCTGGTGGAAGAACCGCACACTCCCGCTTTCACATTCCACTCAAGCTTGATGAAAATTGTTCTGCCGGTTTAAGACACGGGACTGATATTTCTGAGCTACTTCAGCGAACTGATTTAATAATTTGGGATGAGGCTCCTATGCAACATCGTCATGCTTTTGAATGCGTTGATCGATCCTTGAGAGATATTATGTATACTATTGATAAAACCAAAGCTAAAAAGCCATTTGGTGGTATAACCATTGTTTTTGGTGGAGATTTTAGGCAGATACTTCCTGTCATTCCAAAAGCATCAAGGGCTGAAGTTGTCTGCTCTACCCTCAATAAATCCAAGCTTTGGGAATCCTGTGAAGTATTTTTATTGAAGCAAAACATGTGGCTTAATGCAGGAAATAGTGATTTGGGGAACAAAACCATTGCGGACTTTAGCAAGTGGCAGCTTGCTGTCGGTGATGGCAAAGAAACCAATATTTCTCCAAGTCCAGACATTGGTGAAATGTTAATAAAGATTCCTGATCAATGTATCGTTCATACGTCCGGAGATCCAATCCAGAAGCTTTTTGAAGTGACGTACCCAGATTTTATACAAAATATCTCTTCACATGAATACCTCAGATCAAGGGCCATACTCACACCTACCAATATCGTGGTGGATGAGATTAATACAATGATAGTTGAAAAAATTCATGGCATGGTTTACACTTATCTGAGTCAGGATTCAATTGATGATGCAGGTGATGATGATAATGATTTCAGATCCGCTTTTCCAGTTGAGTATCTAAACTCTATCAATATGCCTTGCATTCCTAAGCATGAGTTAAAATTAAAGGTAGGAGTTGTCGTCATGCTTATGAGAAACTTAAACCAGATCATGGGATTATGCAATGGTACAAGAATGATTGTGAAATCCTGTAGGAAGAACAGTATTGAATGTGAGATTTTGTGTGGCTCTCATATTGGAATGAAACATCTAATACCTAGAATTGAGATGATTCCAAGTGACACGAACTGGCCGTTTGAATTTAAATGCGTTCAGTTTCCAATTTAA